Part of the Pseudarthrobacter sp. NBSH8 genome is shown below.
TCGAAGGAACCGTCGGCGGGCACGTTGCCGGCTCCGGTGATCTCCTCCAACGGTGAGTTGCCCGTGAACCTGGCGACGTAGAGGTTGCCCGCGGAGAGCAGCGTCATGTTGTGCGCTCGGTCGGCAGCCGAAGTACCGGGGCGGTACTTCCCGGCCGAAACGAACTTGTACAGGTAGTCGAAGCGCTCGTCGTCGCCCATGTAGGCCACCACATGCCCTGAATCGGCCACAATCACGTTGGCGCCCTCGTGCTTGAAACGGCCCAGCGAGGAGTGCTTCTTCGGGGTGGACGTGGGATCGAACGGGTCAACTTCCACGATCCAGCCGAAGCGGTTGGTTTCGTTTTCGTAACCGGCGTTGCGGGTGTCGAAGCGGGGATCGTCCAGTTCCCACTTGCGCGCAGTGGCCGACGACGACAGGCCGTAGCGCTTGTCGCTGGCGGACGTTCCCGGGGAGACGAAGTAGCCGTTGAAGTTTTCCTCGCCGGAGAGGATTGTGCCCCACGGGGTGGTGCCGCCGGAGCAGTTGCCCAGGGTGCCCTTGATCTTGCGGCCGCTCGGGTCCTCGACGGTCTTGACCAGCGCGGAACCCGCGGCGGGGCCAGTCAGTTCGTAGACGGTGTTGTTCAGGTAGCGGCGGTTCAGCGGCGCGCCCTTGACGTAGGTCCACGGCTTGGTGGTGTTCTTGCGCTCGAGTTCGACGACGCTCAGCCCGTGCGCAGCGGCCCCCACCGCGCGGACGTCGGCCGCCGGCATGGTGGCCGGGAACATGATGTTCTCGTTCGTGTATTCGTGGTTGGCGAACAGCAGGGCACGTCGGCCCTTGCTGTTCGGGATCTCCAGGATGTCCGTGTAGTCGTTGTTGTAGCCGAACTGCTTCTCCTGCGCGGCGGCCGTCTGGTTGTTCAGATCGAAGTCCGGCGTGCCGTTGAAGATCGGGTCGCCCCAGCGGATCACGGGCTGCCAGGTGAAGCCTTCCGGCACCGTGAAAGCGTCGACGGCGGCGTCCACCGGAGCGATCGGCGTGAACGTCAGCTTCGACTTCGCGAAGCCTTCCTTCGCGGCGGGGGCCAGGCCGGGTCCGCCAGCAACTGCCGGTTCCGCGGCAGTAATGGCGCTGCCGAGTACGACGGCGAGCGCACCGGCGGCGCCGAAGCCCAGGGCGGCGCGGCGGGACATGGTGGCGGCCGCGATGTCCCGGAAGTAGCTGTTGGAGCTGGTATTGCAGACATCGCCGGCGCAGGCGTTATCGCATTTCAAAGCGCACGTGACGGCGCTGCGCTTGCCCTTGGTATGGCCGAGCATGGGCAGCAGGGTGAACTTGCGGGCTGTCGTTTCAGACAAGGGGTGCCTCCAAATTTACGATCGGGTCCCGCCCACCCTCCCAGCCGGTCCCGACCCCAAGCCGTCAGCCAGGTGAAGTTCCGGTGAACCTGCGGTGACCTGCAGGGATGTGAGAGAGCGTTGCCGGAAAAGCCGCAGGATGTGAGAGAGCGTCCGTAAGAAACGTGCAGGATGTGAGAGAGCGTCAGGGAGCCAGGAGGGCGTGGACGCGCCCGAGCCGGGCCAGCCACCAGTCGCGGCGTTCGGCGGAAGCCGCAAACTGCTCCAGCAGCCCGGCGTCGGCGGTGACGTCGCGTAGGCGGATGGCGCCGTCGTCGGCCACTAACGGATCCAGCGTGATATCCGAGGCGAACAGCGACACCGTCCCCAGCCCGCACGCGTACGGCAACCCGGGCAGGGCAGCCGCCAAGGCCAGCCCGGCGCGGATCCCCACGGAGGTGTCCAGCGCAGAACTGACGACGGCGGGGAGCCCGGCCTGCGCCACGATGTCCAGCGCGCGCCGCACTCCCCCTAGCGGCGCGACCTTAACAACCAGCAGATCTGCCGCGCCGGCCCGCGCCACCTTAAGCGGATCGGATTCCTTGCGCACGCTTTCGTCGGCCGCGATCAGCACCGGCGTCCCGGCGGCGCGCAGCTGGCGGCGCACCTCGGCGAGCCCCTCGATGGTGGGCACCGGCTGCTCGGCGTATTCAAGTCCGACGGCGGCGAGCAGGGTGAGTGCCGCCACGGCGGTAGGCACGTCCCAGCCGCCGTTGGCGTCGACGCGGATGGCGGCGTCGGGCAGGGCGGCACGGACAGCGGCGACCCGGGCGGCGTCGTCATCAAGCGTCTGCCCGCGTTCGGCCACCTTGATCTTGACGGCATCCACCCGGCCGAAGCGGGCCAAGACGTCGGCCACGCGGTCCGCGGAAACGGCGGGCACGGTGGCGTTGACGGGGATCACCGAACGGACGGGCGACGGGAAGCCATCCCAGCCGGCCTCGATGCTGGCGGCGAGCCAGCGGGAGGCCTCGGCGTCGGCGTATTCGGGGAACGGGCAAAACTCGCCCCAGCCGTGCGGGCCGCGCAGCAGCAGCGTTTCGCGCTCCATGATGCCGCGGAACTTCACCCGCATGGGCAGGCTCACCACATGGGCAGTGGCGAGCAGCTCGTCCAGGGCGGGGAAGGTGGCAGGCATGGATTCACTGTACAAGCGCGGAAAGGTCCGCGTTGGACTCTGCAGCGTTGGCTGCACACGGCCTCACTCGGAGTGCAGGAATCTCTGCAAGAGATAGGTGGTCTGCCGGGCGCAGCGAATGATCTGCCGAAGGCGGTCTGCTGCCAGCCGGGGCAGGACCCGGTCAGGCTCAGCATCGACGCTCTCTTGGCGAAGGGACCGTTCAAGGTCCATGGCAAGTCCGGCCAGGCGTTCCGCGCCCACCATCTGGCCGGAAGTCTTGAGGCTCAGGACCGCATCCATCGCGCCGGTCAGGTCACCGGTGGTGAGGGTCAGCCGCACCTTTTCAGTCCGGTGGGGCAGGTTCTCGATGAAGTTCTGCACGAACACCTTCCACACGCCGTCATCGTCATCGAGCTCGATGCGGAGCCTGTCCAGCACTGCCTGATCCAGGAGGGGCAGGTCGTTGACGTCTTCCGGCGCCATAACTGTCCTTCCTGCCCCGAGAAGCGGTGTACCCATGGACGTGCCGTAAGTTCCCCCCGTTCGACCGTATGTGGCCGGGATGCCGAAAGCATCAGTAGTCAGTACTCGACTTTCATCTCAGGGGCACTGGGTGCAGACGAGCTGTTGGCGCTAACCAGGTCGGCGATTGTTACGCTTTGCGGTGTGACTTCAATGAAACAGGCGCCCTGTCTCGAAGTACACACGTGAGCGCTCCGGCACCAGTGGTCAACGCCCGGGCGTCAACCACCCCCCTGTACGCGGCCGGGTTCGTTACCGCGTTCGGCGCCCACAGCATCGCAGCAGGCATGGGTGCCCAGAGCGAGAACATCGGCCTGACACTGCTCAACCTGGGCATACTGCTCGCCCTCTATGACATTTCCGAGGTCTTCCTCAAGCCCGTCTTCGGCGCCCTGAGCGACCGGATCGGAACCAAACCCGTCATCGTCGGCGGCCTCCTGGCCTTCGCGGTGCTGTCACTGATCGGCCTCTGGGCGGTGGATCCGCTGATGCTTGGACTCGCGCGGCTGGGGCAGGGCGCTGCGGCTTCGGCCTTCTCGCCGGCATCGTCCGCGATGGTTGCGCGGCTGGCGGCGGGTAAGAAGGCCGGGACCTACTTCGGCCGGTACGGTTCCTGGAAGAGCCTGGGCTACGTCATCGGCCCCCTGCTGGGCGCCGGACTGATCCTCGCGGGCGGGTTTGCCCTGCTGTTCGGGGCCCTGTCGGTACTGGCGGCGGGCACCGCCGTGTGGGTGCTGGTGTCCGTTCCCCACCTGCCGCCGCTCCCCCGGCAGCGCTACACCGTGCTGGACCTTGCCCGCCAGGTCACGGAGCGGCGCTTCCTCGTGCCGACGCTCGTGCTGGCGGCCTCGACGGGAGCGCTCGGCGCGGCGATCGGATTCATCCCCGCGCTCGCCACCCGGCACGGCCTTGGCCCGGTTGCCGGGACAGCCGCGGTCAGTGTCCTGGCCATCACCTCGGTGCTCACCCAGCCCTGGATCGGCAGGATGCGCGACGCGCACCGCGTCAGCGACAACAAAGGTACGACGACGGGGCTCCTCCTTACCGCCGCGGGCGTCGCCCTCATCGCCCTCACCCCGGGTCCGGTCACACTGTTCATTGCCGCGGCGGCCATTGGCGCGGGAGTCGGCCTGGCCACGCCGCTCGGGTTCGCGCATCTGGCCGACACCACGCCGCCGGAGCGCATGGGCCGGACCATGGGTTCGGCGGAGCTCGGCCGTGAACTCGGCGATGCCGGCGGGCCGCTGCTGGTGGGCGGCATCGCCACCCTCACCGCCCTGCCGTTCGGTCTCGGGGCCCTGGCATTGCTGGTCGCGACGGCCAGCATCCCGCGCCTCCCGAAAGCAGCTACCCCGGGTCCGGGCGCACCTCACACGCGTTAGGTAGACTGCAGGAAATACCGCACGCGGGAGGAAACCCAGCATGAACCGCAAAGCCACAGCACTCGACGTCGCCAAGCTCGCCGGAGTGTCCCGCAGCGCGGTGTCGCTGGTCCTGAACGGGCGCGGCGACGGAAATGTGGCCAAGGAAAGCCAGCTCCGGATCCGTGAAGCGGCCGCCACGCTGAACTACACGCCCAACACCATCGCCGTGAGCCTGCGGAACCGCCGGTCGCGGATCATCGGGATCGTCTCGGACCAGGTGGTCACCAGCCCGTTCGACGGCAACATCATCGCCGGCGCGGACGCCGTGGCCAGGTCCCAGGGTTTTGTCACCGTGGTGATGGATACGGAGCTGGACGAGGCCCGCGACGAAAGTGCGGTGGCCACGCTGCTGGACCGCCAGGTGGACGGGCTGATGTACGTCACCGTGGGCCTGCGCCCCCTGCACGTCCCGTTCAACATGCTGCGCGTGCCGTCGGTGCTGGCCAACTGCTTCGATGACCGTCCCGAGGCGGGCGTTCCCGCCGTCATTCCGGATGAGGTCCGCGGCGGCCGGGAGGCTGCAACGCACCTTCTGGGGCTTGGCCACCGGGACATCGCGGTCCTCGCCGGTGACGGCCTCAGGCCCGCCGCGCCGCGCCGAATCCAGGGCCACCGGGACGCCTTTGAGGCCGCCGGGCTGCCGGTGCGGCCGGGCCGGATCCTCGAGGCTGGCTGGGACATCGATGCCGGCTTCCACGGTGCCATGAAACTCCTGGACGGCGTGGCTGCGCCGGACCGCCCCACCGCGATCGTGTGCGCGAACGACCGCCTGGCCATCGGCGTGGTGCTCGCGGCCAATCGCCTGGGCCTGGCTGTGCCTCAAGATGTCTCCGTCATGGGATACGACGACGAATTCCGCATCGCCTCCACCATGGTCCCTGCGCTCACCACCATGGCCCTCCCGCTGCGGGAGATGGGCGCCACGGCCATGACCGGGCTCCTCCAGGAGCTGTCCGAGGAGCCGGAGGATCACGACGGCGGCGGCGCATCCGCCGGACACAGCCGCCCCGGCCAGACGCTGGTTCCGTGCCGGCTCGTGGTGCGCGAGTCAACCGGGCCGGTCCCCCCTAGCCGGGCCTGAGCCGGGTCCCCCAAAAAGCAACGACAACGCGGGGTCACTAAACGCCCGTCCGAGGCCTCCGGATGGGCTTTATGTGACCCCGCGTTGTACGTTATTCGGGCTGTTCCAGCTGCCAGATGTCTGCAGCCGCGCCGTCGGGAAGCCGCAGCACCCACCGCTCGCCGGGCGCCGGATAGGCGCGCAGCGTGGTGGCAACCGAACCGCTCCGGTACACCTCCACCAGCGACGCGTCCACAAACACCCGCAGCTCCTCCCCCGCCGCCAGAGGTCCGCTGAACACCACTTGCCCGGCGTCGGCCGGGGATCCAGCGTCCGTTGATCCACCGCCCACCAGGGAAAGTTCGACGACGGCGTCCGCGGGCAGCGCCGCCGGCCCACCGCCCACAACGGGCCCGCCGCCCACAACGGCCTCGGCATACGGCGGCAGCTCAACGCTCCCGGCAACCTGCAACGCCAGTTGCGTGCCACGGTAGGCATCCACCTCCGGAGCGGGGGCCACGGCCAGGGAACCGTCCACCACGGACAGAAGTCGCGGATGCGTGAGAACGCCGGCCCAGCCCGCGGCGTCGATCTGTTCCTGGCTGCGGCCCCGGCGGCCGTCCCGCCCGGGTCCTTCATTGGCCCAGCCCCACAGCAGTGCTTTCGGCTCCGCGAGGGCAGCACGAGCGGAGGAAGAAGCCGGAACACCGGGAGCACCGCTACCGTCCTGCAGCTGCATGATCTGGGGCGCGTAGAAGTCCCGGCCCAGGTCAGACTTTCCGCCGGTCTCCGGGGAGAACACCGGCAGCCCGGTGGCGGGGTCCTCGGCCAGGGAGCCGATGAGGTGGCCCACGCCGTTGGCGTGCTCGTGGTCATCCCCGGAGAGCCAGAGGGAGAACATCATGACCCACGCGTCGCCGTCGTCCCCGGACGGTACCCGGACCAGCTGCGGGCATTCCCAGATCTCGGCCGGTGTCCAGGCAGCGGCGACCGGGTTCTCGGACGTGAGCCAGATGCCCTGGTACGTCCAGTCGGACAGGTCCTCCACCGTGTACAGCAGGAGCGCGGCGTGGCCGGAGGCCAGCCCGGCGCCCTGCATGGCGTAGCGCTTGCCGTTGAAGCGGAAGATGAACGGATCGCGGACCGCCGTGACCAGGGGGTCGGCCGGCATGGACGCAGCCACGTGGCCGTCCTGCGTCCAGGAAACGAGGTCCGCGGAACCGCGCGAGATGACCACTTGGGAGTGGCCGCCGTCGCCGCGGACGCCGGAGTACGCGGCGGTGGGGACGCCGCCGTCGTCCGTCACCACACCGGTCCAGCAGCCGTACGCGTCCGGCCCGCCGCCCTGCGGCCTCAACGCCACGGGGTGCTCTTCCCAGCGGACCAGGTCCGCGGAGCTGACGTGGCCCCAGGCGATCCTGTGGTGTCTGGCGGACTCGGGGTTGTACTGGAAGAAGACGTGGTAGCGGCCGTTGAGGTGGCTGATGCCGTTGGGATCGTTGATCCAGCCTTGCGCGGGGCGGGGGTGGAAGTGCGGGAACGCGGCGTCGGGGTGGGCGGCGGCAATGCGGGCGAAGTCGGCGGCGGCGGCGGGGTCCGGGGATGACATGGAAGTTAGCCTCTCAGTAGTTGGGGTTTATTTGCCGCTGCCGGCGGTGAGGCCGTCCTGCAGCGCGCGCTGGCCGAAGATGAAGACCACCAGGGCGGGGATCATGGACAGGACTACGCCGGCCAGCACCACGGAGATGCTGCCGGTGCCCAGGTTGCCCTGGAGGGAGACGAGGCCCAGCGGCAGGGTGAAGTTCTGTTCCGAGATGGTCATGATGAGCGGACGGAAGAACTCGTTCCAGTGGAAATTGAAGGCAAGGATGCCCACGATCGCCATCCCCGGGACAGCCAGCGGGGCGTAGACCGAGCGGAAGGTCCGCCAGGGTGAGGCGCCGTCGATCGCCGCCGCTTCCGCGAGGTCGGTGGGCAGTCCCAAGAAGTACTGCCGCATAAGGAAGGTGCCGAACGCCGTCGGGATGGCGGGCAGGATCAGTGCCAGCAGGGTGTCCGAAAGCCCCATGCCGCGGATCAGCATAAACACCGGCACGATGGTCACCTGCACGGGCACCATCATGGTGGCCAGGACGATGGAGAACAGGGCCCCGCGGCCGCGGAACTTCAGGTTGGCGAAAGCGTAGCCGGCCATCGCGGCGGTCACCATCTGGCCCACGGCGATGAGCCCGGTGACCAGCGCACTGTTCAGCACCAGGAGGACGATGTCCAGCTGCCGGAAGACCTGCCCGTAGGACGTGAAGTCCGGATTCCAGGGGAAGAACGACGGCGGCAGCTTGAACGATTCCGACGGCGACCGGAGCGAAGTGGACAGGGTCCACATCACCGGGCCCAGGGTCAGGACCGCCGCGATCATCAGCAGGACAATTCGGAGGACCAGGTTCCAGTTCGGCTTCCGCCGGGACCGGGCAGGCACGGCAGGGGTGCGGGTGGAGACACGCTCTGTAGTGGTAGTCATGGCTGGCCTTACTGGTAGAAGACGAATCGTTTGCTGAGCCGGAACTGCGCGGCGGTGATGGCCATGATGATCAGGGTCAGGATCACGCCAATGGCCGAGGCCTCACCGAACTCGAGGCGCTGGAACGCGGATTCGAAGATCACCATCACGGCGGTGCGGGTGGAGTCTCCGGGCCCGCCGCGGGTCAGGACGTACGGCTGGTCGAACACCTGGAGGGCGCTGATGATGGCCATCACGGACGCCAGCAGTGTGGTGGGGCTGAGCAGCGGCAGGGTGACGTAGACGTGTTTGCGCCAGCCGGTGGCGCCATCCAGCGCGGCAGCTTCATAGGTTTCCACTGGGATCGAGGCCAGCCCGCCGAGGAACAGCAGGAACGAGAACCCGAAGTTCTGCCACACGTAGACAAGGATCACGACGGCGGCCGAGCCGCCCGGGGTGGTCAGCCACGGCACCGCGGGAATGCCGGCGAGGGAGAGGAACCAGTTGACCACGCCGAACTGCTCGTTGAAGAGGTACCGCATGAAAATGGACACCGAGGCCGCGGAGAGGATCAGCGGGAAGAAGAAGGCCGAGCGGAAGAAGGTCCGCAGCCAGGCCGGCATCTTCTCCTGCACCATCACGGCGAGCGCCAGAGCCAGGCCAAGCTGGAGAGCCACCGCCACAATCACAAACGCAATGGTGTTCAGGAAGGACACGCGGACCGTAGGGTCCTGGACCACTTCGGCGAAGTTGTCGAAGCCCACGAATGTGGGGGCGGAGATGATGTCCCAGCGGAAGAACGCCAGGACCACCGACGCCGCGATGGGCACCAGGGTGAACAGGCCCATGCCCAGGATGGTGGGGGCCAGGAAGATCCAGGCGAGCCAGCGCTGGCTGTGCCGGCCGGACTCGGTCCGCGAAGTGGCGGGCGTTGCGGGCTTGATGGCCGTGGCGGCCTGCTTCCGCCGGTCCCGGCGAGGGATGGTGGTGCTCATGACTGCCTCCTCAGGGCCAGTTCAAGATCGCGCTGCATGGACTCGAGAGCCTGCTTGAGCTGGCGCTCATCGCCACTGACGGCCAGCGAGACGTTTTTCATCAGGGCCGTTTCGACGGCGGCCTGCTGGGGCGGCGCGGGGATGGGGCCGGTGGTGGGGTACTTGTCCAGCGTGTCGTAGAAGACCTTCCAGTGCGCCGGGCCTTTGCCCGCGTACAGGGCCTCGTTAACCATGGAGCGGCGGGCCGGGGTGGTGACCGGGTTGGGGAAGATCAGCTCCATGGCCTCGCGGCTGGCGCTGAACTTGATCCATTCCCAGGCGGCGTCCTTGTCCTTGGCGGTTTTCATGATGGCGTAGCCGGCGGTGCCGAACTGGTGCCGCTGGCTTCGCCACTTGGGGAAAAATGCAACGTCGTAGTCGTCCGCCTTCATGCCGGCCTCGTGGAGGCCCTGGACCCAGTAGCCGCCAGCCGGAGTGGCGCCGACCCGGTTGGAGGCGAAAAGCCCCACCAGGGAACTGCCGCCGCCTTCTTCGGGCCGGACGCCGAGGCCGTCCTTGACCAGGCCGCGCAGGTAGTCGAAGGTCTCGAACACGCGGGGGTCGTCGGCGTTGGGTTCGAGCCACTGGTAGCCGCCGGAGCGCAGGTTGCGGGTGGGATCGTTGGTGTAGAAGGAGTCCCAGAGCCAGTCCCCTCCGGTGGAGCGGGTTTCCTTCAGGAAGCTGGTGTCGTTGGCGTAGAGCCAGGGCACCACGCCGCCGAAGAGCCGGTTGGTCCAGTAGTACGGCGTGAAGTCGGACGGGCGGACCCTGCGCATCGCGGCGAGGTTGTTGCGGAAGTCCACGTTGGTCCAGTCGTCGGCCGGGCGCTCCAGCCCTGCCTGCGCGAAGGCGGTGGTGTTGTAGTACATGTTGGCGGCGTTCCAGTCCATGGGGAGCTGGAAGAGGCTGCCCTTGTACATAAAGGCCTCCACCAGGCTGGGGTGGACGTCGTCGAAGAACTCGGCCATGTCCGCGGCGTCGCGGCGCAGGTATTCGTCCAGCGGGTGGGCCAACTTGTCCGCGAAGAGCTGCGCGCCCTCGGTGGCAACATAGACGACGTCGGGCGGGGTGCCGGCGGCCACCATGGTGAGGATCTTGGTGAAGAAGTCTTTCCAGTCCACGGCCTGGATGGCCTGGACCTTGACCCGGATGTCCGGGTGGAGGCGGGTGAACGCGTCGATGGCGCGCTGGCGCGCGGCGGCATCGGCGGCGGTCCCCATGATGGCAATGCTGAGGCTGTTGTCGCCCCGCCCGGGAATGTCGGATCCGGAGAGCCTGGGCCACGATGCCACCGTTGCTCCCACAATTCCTGCTCCCAAAGCACCCAGGGCGGTCCGGCGTGAGAGTTCACGCAGGCGGCCAGTTGTGGCACCGGTCATGTCAATTTCCTTCCTAACACGTGTCAGGTAGCATATGACGCTGACCTAACACGTGTCAAGTGTCACATCCGGCCGGCTGGTAGTCCCTCGGGCCAGCCCTCGGCGCACGCCCAAAAGTTACGCAATTCGGCCAGCCTGGGCCTGAAACAACCGTGCGGTTCCTCCCAGTTTTCTGTGACACCCTTAACCGATGACCATTCCACGCCAGGCACCACCGCGGACCCCTGCCCGCCCCACCCCGGGCTCCGGCTTTATGTTCGCGTTCGCCTGGCTCGCCTGCATTGTGGGCCTGATCGCCACCTACTATTACTTCGTCCAGACCAGCACGGGCCAGTTCATCGATGAATCCGCGCTGGTTGAGGCCGTGGACATCCACGGACCCGCGGGCAAGGCAGCCACCGAGTTCCTGGACTGGCTGCCCACCATCTCACTGGTGGTGGCCGCCGTCGTGGTCCTGTTTGTCACGGTCATCCGACGGCGGTGGACGGCTGCCGGGATTGCCGTCGCCGCGTGCATCGGCGCGAATATCGCCACGCAGGTCCTGAAGGAAGTGCTGCCCGTGCGTCCGGACAAGGGCGTGGTGACGCTGGAACTGAATTCGCTGCCGTCCGGTCACACCACGCTGGCGGCGTCGGCTGCGGCGGCGGTGTTCCTGATGGCTTCGCCGCGCTGGCGTCCCCTGGCCGGTTTTGTGGGCGGCACGTTCGCTATCGCGTCGGGGGTTTCCACACTGATCAACCAGTGGCACCGGCCCGCCGACGTGGTGGCCGCGTTCCTCCTGGTGGGCGCGTTTATGATCCCCGCCGGCTGGCTGATCATCCGCAATGGCGCCGCATGGAACGTGTGGGACGGCTTTGGCACACATGTGGGCTCGGCGAAAATCTGGCTCACGCTGCCGGTGCTGATCGGGCTCGCGTCGGCGGGGGTGGCGGTGTATTCGCTGGCCAAGATCGCCCCGGGCCCGCTCCAGGAGGGGAGCACCACCAACTACTTCTGGGCCGGGATCGCGCTTATCGTGATCGCCGGCTACCTGGCCACCGTCGCCACCACGTCACTGTTCGCGTATGCCGCACGACGGCGGGACGCGCCCAGTCGCTGACGGCACCGCCGCGGCTGCCGCCGCACAGGCCTTCGCAGGCTGGTTGCCTAGCAGTAGACCTTCTGGCTTTTCGAGTCCAGCTTCAGGGTGTAGTTGGCTGAGGCCACGGTCTGATCCAAGGTGTACGTGGCCGTGACGCGCACTGTCAGCAGGGTGGCCGCGCCGCTGTCCACCACGATCTGCGAGGTTCCAGTGAGGGTAATGGTGCCTGGCGTCAGCGTGGACGCGATGGGAGTCGTCACGGAATAGCTGGTCCCGTAAGTCCCATCGGCTTGGACGGCGGCGTAGGTCAGTGTGGCCGGCGCCTGGGGCACGGTAACGCTGAGGGTGGATTCCTTCTGCGAGGGGGTGTTTGAGCAGGTGAGGGACGTGATGGCCGGCCCGGGCCAGCCGTTCGCGGTCACCGTCATCGTGGCTGTGGCTGACTGTTGCCACAGCGCCGCCGCGGGACCGCCACCCAGGCCAAGCAGAACTGTGAGGGCGAAGGCTCCAACGGCCAGGGCCGGCACCTGGAGGCTCCGGAGTTTGCTCACTCCGCCTGCTCCGCCCGGGTGCCCCGCTTACGCATTTTGCGCACTGCTTTGAAGACCACCGTGGCGCCGTACCCGATAAGGCCGGCTGCGGCCAGCCTGGTCCAGAGGTCACGGTCCACATTGCCCAGCGCGTTAGCGGCGAATCCCGCGTAGGGAACCGCATAGAACAGCTTGCCGGTGACCTGGGGGGCGGTGACCGGTTCGGCATCGTTGGCACCGTTGTTGTCGCCCCTGGTCACAAGGGTTCTTTCCCCCGCCTGGGTGGCGCCGAAGCCCACGATCCGGTGCGTTTCGACGTCGGGCCGGCCTGAGTACATCTGGAAGGTGATGACGTCCCCGTAGGAGAGTTCGTCGAAGGCCGCCGGCTTCATCACCAGGAACGTGCCGGGCGGGAACTTGGGCGCCATGGAGTTAGTCAGAACGGTGTACGTCTGGGACCCTGTGGCCCGGGGAACCACAACCAGCACCAGTGCGGCGAACACGGCGATCATCATGACCACCAGGTTCAGCACCCGCCAGGCCGCGGCCCAGAAAACACTGCCGGCAGGCTTGGAGCCGTCACCGCCGGCGGAGCCCGATCGGGTGGAACCGAAGCCTGAACCGCGGTCGCCGGCGAAGTACAGATCAGCAGCCACT
Proteins encoded:
- a CDS encoding o-succinylbenzoate synthase, giving the protein MPATFPALDELLATAHVVSLPMRVKFRGIMERETLLLRGPHGWGEFCPFPEYADAEASRWLAASIEAGWDGFPSPVRSVIPVNATVPAVSADRVADVLARFGRVDAVKIKVAERGQTLDDDAARVAAVRAALPDAAIRVDANGGWDVPTAVAALTLLAAVGLEYAEQPVPTIEGLAEVRRQLRAAGTPVLIAADESVRKESDPLKVARAGAADLLVVKVAPLGGVRRALDIVAQAGLPAVVSSALDTSVGIRAGLALAAALPGLPYACGLGTVSLFASDITLDPLVADDGAIRLRDVTADAGLLEQFAASAERRDWWLARLGRVHALLAP
- a CDS encoding carbohydrate ABC transporter permease, which translates into the protein MTTTTERVSTRTPAVPARSRRKPNWNLVLRIVLLMIAAVLTLGPVMWTLSTSLRSPSESFKLPPSFFPWNPDFTSYGQVFRQLDIVLLVLNSALVTGLIAVGQMVTAAMAGYAFANLKFRGRGALFSIVLATMMVPVQVTIVPVFMLIRGMGLSDTLLALILPAIPTAFGTFLMRQYFLGLPTDLAEAAAIDGASPWRTFRSVYAPLAVPGMAIVGILAFNFHWNEFFRPLIMTISEQNFTLPLGLVSLQGNLGTGSISVVLAGVVLSMIPALVVFIFGQRALQDGLTAGSGK
- a CDS encoding MFS transporter — its product is MSAPAPVVNARASTTPLYAAGFVTAFGAHSIAAGMGAQSENIGLTLLNLGILLALYDISEVFLKPVFGALSDRIGTKPVIVGGLLAFAVLSLIGLWAVDPLMLGLARLGQGAAASAFSPASSAMVARLAAGKKAGTYFGRYGSWKSLGYVIGPLLGAGLILAGGFALLFGALSVLAAGTAVWVLVSVPHLPPLPRQRYTVLDLARQVTERRFLVPTLVLAASTGALGAAIGFIPALATRHGLGPVAGTAAVSVLAITSVLTQPWIGRMRDAHRVSDNKGTTTGLLLTAAGVALIALTPGPVTLFIAAAAIGAGVGLATPLGFAHLADTTPPERMGRTMGSAELGRELGDAGGPLLVGGIATLTALPFGLGALALLVATASIPRLPKAATPGPGAPHTR
- a CDS encoding Hpt domain-containing protein, with product MAPEDVNDLPLLDQAVLDRLRIELDDDDGVWKVFVQNFIENLPHRTEKVRLTLTTGDLTGAMDAVLSLKTSGQMVGAERLAGLAMDLERSLRQESVDAEPDRVLPRLAADRLRQIIRCARQTTYLLQRFLHSE
- a CDS encoding glycoside hydrolase family 32 protein; its protein translation is MSSPDPAAAADFARIAAAHPDAAFPHFHPRPAQGWINDPNGISHLNGRYHVFFQYNPESARHHRIAWGHVSSADLVRWEEHPVALRPQGGGPDAYGCWTGVVTDDGGVPTAAYSGVRGDGGHSQVVISRGSADLVSWTQDGHVAASMPADPLVTAVRDPFIFRFNGKRYAMQGAGLASGHAALLLYTVEDLSDWTYQGIWLTSENPVAAAWTPAEIWECPQLVRVPSGDDGDAWVMMFSLWLSGDDHEHANGVGHLIGSLAEDPATGLPVFSPETGGKSDLGRDFYAPQIMQLQDGSGAPGVPASSSARAALAEPKALLWGWANEGPGRDGRRGRSQEQIDAAGWAGVLTHPRLLSVVDGSLAVAPAPEVDAYRGTQLALQVAGSVELPPYAEAVVGGGPVVGGGPAALPADAVVELSLVGGGSTDAGSPADAGQVVFSGPLAAGEELRVFVDASLVEVYRSGSVATTLRAYPAPGERWVLRLPDGAAADIWQLEQPE
- a CDS encoding PhoX family phosphatase, producing the protein MSETTARKFTLLPMLGHTKGKRSAVTCALKCDNACAGDVCNTSSNSYFRDIAAATMSRRAALGFGAAGALAVVLGSAITAAEPAVAGGPGLAPAAKEGFAKSKLTFTPIAPVDAAVDAFTVPEGFTWQPVIRWGDPIFNGTPDFDLNNQTAAAQEKQFGYNNDYTDILEIPNSKGRRALLFANHEYTNENIMFPATMPAADVRAVGAAAHGLSVVELERKNTTKPWTYVKGAPLNRRYLNNTVYELTGPAAGSALVKTVEDPSGRKIKGTLGNCSGGTTPWGTILSGEENFNGYFVSPGTSASDKRYGLSSSATARKWELDDPRFDTRNAGYENETNRFGWIVEVDPFDPTSTPKKHSSLGRFKHEGANVIVADSGHVVAYMGDDERFDYLYKFVSAGKYRPGTSAADRAHNMTLLSAGNLYVARFTGNSPLEEITGAGNVPADGSFDGTGEWLPLVVDGASAVPGMTLEEVLVYTRLAADKVGPTKMDRCEDVEPSLLTGKVYVACTNNSDRGKVGKEGATEINPRNANRDGHIVEITEAPGQIGTAFTWNLLMVCGDPATGDVTYFSGFPVDKVSPISCPDNLAFDSVGNLWISTDGAPAGIGKADGLFKVTLEGAERGKVEQFLAVPKEAETCGPIVHDEERNVFVSVQHPGEDGSFADQHSFFPDYVAEGTTPARGQVRAPRPAVVQVFRG
- a CDS encoding LacI family DNA-binding transcriptional regulator, giving the protein MNRKATALDVAKLAGVSRSAVSLVLNGRGDGNVAKESQLRIREAAATLNYTPNTIAVSLRNRRSRIIGIVSDQVVTSPFDGNIIAGADAVARSQGFVTVVMDTELDEARDESAVATLLDRQVDGLMYVTVGLRPLHVPFNMLRVPSVLANCFDDRPEAGVPAVIPDEVRGGREAATHLLGLGHRDIAVLAGDGLRPAAPRRIQGHRDAFEAAGLPVRPGRILEAGWDIDAGFHGAMKLLDGVAAPDRPTAIVCANDRLAIGVVLAANRLGLAVPQDVSVMGYDDEFRIASTMVPALTTMALPLREMGATAMTGLLQELSEEPEDHDGGGASAGHSRPGQTLVPCRLVVRESTGPVPPSRA